In Hemicordylus capensis ecotype Gifberg chromosome 3, rHemCap1.1.pri, whole genome shotgun sequence, one DNA window encodes the following:
- the KBTBD3 gene encoding kelch repeat and BTB domain-containing protein 3, which produces MDNQYNSISKPACNGISMPEKKINSLVAEGHGQQILNVLQSFRDQNIYFDFKILVKDEIIPCHRCVLAACSDFFRAMFEVNMKERDDGSVTISNLSPKAMKAFLDYAYTGRTEITNDNVEMFFQLSSFLQVSLLSKACSDFLIKNIDLVNCLQLLSISESYGSAQLFDHTLGYAQEHFSFLLQSNDFLEMNFEILQKCLEADELNVPDEESVMKAVFRWTKHNVETRQKHLPHLMKKVRLHQLSEKTLQDILYSEEQLLASTGCSVIINEAIKNVQTFSGLFPDPRPSTTEKYILVHKTEENGVHRHTFCYNIKTDKWKELTHTHIMDLPGSSLSSYGEKNFITGGCKGNCFRTIRLHIAETFHDATDQTWCYCPANDSFSLVSDMKKPRTMHTSVVTLNQLFVIGGRTRASQDIRSLLDVEAYSPLSKEWKSVSPLPRGIYYPEASACQNIIYVLGSEVEITDAFNPSLDCFFKYNAATNQWSELVAEFGQFFHATLIKAVPVNCTLYICDLSTYKVYSFCPETCVWKGEGSFECAGFNAGAVGIEDKIYILGGDYAPDEITDEVQVYHSSRSEWEEVSSMPRALTEFYCQVIQFNKYRDPWLSSIAV; this is translated from the exons ATGGACAACCAATATAATTCCATTAGCAAGCCTGCTTGCAATGGAATTTCAATGCCTGAAAAGAAAATCAACTCCTTGGTGGCTGAAGGCCATGGCCAGCAAATCTTAAATGTACTACAGAGCTTTCGAGATCAAAATATCTATTTTGACTTTAAAATACTCGTGAAAGATGAAATAATTCCATGTCATCGTTGTGTACTAGCAGCATGCAGCGACTTTTTCAG GGCCATGTTTGAAGTTAACATGAAAGAAAGAGACGATGGGAGTGTTACTATTAGTAATTTATCACCCAAGGCAATGAAGGCTTTTCTAGATTATGCCTACACTGGAAGAACTGAGATAACAAATGATAACGTAGAAATGTTTTTCCAGCTGTCATCCTTTCTTCAAGTTTCACTTCTTTCAAAAGCTTGCAGTGACTTTCTAATTAAGAACATTGATCTTGTCAACTGTTTGCAACTGTTATCTATTTCTGAAAGTTACGGTTCTGCTCAGTTGTTTGATCATACACTCGGGTATGCACAAGAGCATTTTTCCTTCTTGCTCCAATCTAACGATTTCCTGGAAATGAATTTTGAGATATTACAAAAATGTCTAGAAGCTGATGAGCTGAATGTCCCGGATGAGGAGTCTGTTATGAAAGCTGTCTTTCGGTGGACAAAGCATAATGTAGAAACAAGACAGAAGCATCTTCCTCACTTGATGAAAAAAGTGAGATTACATCAGTTATCTGAGAAGACACTGCAGGACATTTTATACTCTGAAGAACAGTTGCTTGCAAGCACTGGCTGCTCAGTAATAATCAATGAAGCAATTAAAAATGTGCAAACTTTTAGCGGTCTGTTTCCAGACCCTCGCCCTTCAACAACTGAGAAGTATATCCTGGTTCACAAAACGGAGGAAAATGGAGTACATCGACATACATTTTGCTATAATATTAAAACTGATAAATGGAAAGaactcacacacacgcacatcatGGATCTGCCTGGATCAAGTTTATCTAGTTATGGTGAAAAAAATTTTATAACCGGTGGTTGCAAAGGGAACTGTTTCCGGACTATTAGACTTCATATCGCTGAAACATTTCACGATGCCACTGACCAAACCTGGTGTTATTGCCCAGCAAATGATAGCTTTTCATTGGTATCTGATATGAAGAAGCCAAGGACAATGCACACATCTGTTGTGACCCTAAATCAACTGTTCGTAATAGGGGGAAGGACAAGGGCATCTCAGGATATCAGAAGTCTTCTGGATGTGGAGGCATACAGTCCTTTGTCAAAAGAATGGAAATCTGTGAGTCCGTTACCAAGAGGCATCTACTATCCCGAAGCAAGTGCATGTCAGAATATAATTTATGTGCTTGGTTCAGAAGTAGAAATTACTGATGCTTTTAATCCATCTCTTGATTGTTTCTTTAAGTATAATGCTGCAACCAATCAGTGGTCTGAGCTGGTCGCAGAATTTGGGCAGTTCTTTCACGCAACGTTAATCAAAGCTGTTCCCGTGAACTGTACATTATACATCTGTGACCTTTCCACCTACAAAGTTTATAGTTTTTGCCCAGAGACATGTGTCTGGAAAGGGGAAGGTTCTTTTGAATGTGCTGGTTTTAACGCAGGAGCTGTTGGAATAGAAGATAAAATCTACATCCTTGGAGGTGATTATGCTCCTGATGAAATCACCGATGAAGTACAGGTCTACCATAGCAGTAGGTCTGAATGGGAGGAGGTCTCATCCATGCCAAGAGCCTTAACCGAGTTCTATTGTCAGGTGATTCAGTTTAATAAATATAGGGATCCGTGGCTGTCTTCAATTGCAGTGTGA